The Sporichthyaceae bacterium genomic sequence ACCGCAGACGGCACCCGCCGACTGCGCACCGGCGATCGGGTCCGGGTGGACGGCACCCGCGGCACCGTCGAAGTGTTGGAGAGGAAGGACCCGTGAGTACCAGCGCGCCATGAAAGCCCTTGGCCAAGACTGACGTCATCCTCCTCGACCACATTTCGCGGGCGTGTCGTGGCTCAGGCGGATGACGTCAGCTAGGACCGCGGTAAGCCGAGGAGGCGGTCGGCGATGATGGTGCGTTGGATTTGGTCGGTGCCGCCGGCGATGCCCAGCGCCGGGGCGAAGAGGACGGAGTAGGACCAGACGCCGGCTGCGGCATCGTCGGGGTCCCAGGCGGCGGCCTCGGGGCCGGCCAGGTCGTAGGCGATCTCCGTGGTGAGCCGCGCCAACTGGGCGGCGCCGAGTTTGCTGATCGAGGCGAACGGGCCGGGGTCGGGGCCGACGTTGAGGCCGGCCGCGACTTTGTGGCCGAGCAGTTGCAGGCCGCGCTCGAGGAGGAACACGTCGGCCAGGCGGGCGGTCGCGGCGGTGTCGTCGGCCAGGCCGCGGTCGAGGATCAGTCGGCGCAGCTTGGCGAAGTCCACCGGGGGGCTCATGGACAGCGGTTCGCGCCCGATCATCACCCGCTCGTTCATCAGCATCAGGGTGGCCGCGTGCCAGCCGCCGTTGATCTCGCCGATGACCGCGTCGGCGGGCAGCCGCAGGTCGTCGAGGAACACCTCGTTGAACTCGCTGTCCCCGGTGGACTGGCGCAGCGGGCGGGCGGTGATGCCGGGGGCGTGCATGTCGACGACGAACATGGTGATGCCCTGGTGCTTGGGCGCCTCGGGGTCGGTGCGGGCGAGCAGCAACGCGAAGTCGGCGTGGTGGGCGTAAGTGGTCCATACCTTCGCACCCGAAACCAGCCAGCTGCCGTCGTCCTGCCGGACGGCTTTGGTGCGCAGCGCGGCGAGGTCGGAGCCCGCGTCGGGCTCGCTGAACAGCTGGCACCAGATCTGCTCACCGCGCAGCAACGGCGCGACGTAGCGGGACTTCTGCTCCTCGGTGCCCAGGGTGAGCAGCACCGGGACGCACATTCCGGTGCCGATGCCGAAAACGTCCTCGTAGGATTCGCGGCCGCGGATCGCCCGGGCGAATGCGCTGTCCTGCGCGATGGTCAGCCCGGCGCCACCGTATTGCGTCGGCACCGTGATGCCGGCCAGCCCGGTGTCGGCCAATGCCGCTCGGAATGCCTTACCGGCGGCCACATGCCGGGCCTCGGTCGCGGCGTCGCCACCGCGCTGCGGTGCCTTGGCGACGGTGTTCGCGTCCAGCCATTCCCTTACCCGGCCGAGGAACGCGGTCTCCTCCGCGGTCGCCGGCGGGTCGGGTTCGGCGATGCCGTCGCCGGCCAGCAGCAACTCGGCCAGCGTCTGCTTGC encodes the following:
- a CDS encoding acyl-CoA dehydrogenase, which produces MGWPTAEETDLAAEVRRLLCRHADLAGVRDGEPHGEAWKHLTTGLGVVGLAVPTELGGAGADLGACAVVAEEIGRACAAVPYLSSALAVDALVRAGAGDVVGELVEGRTSAGVGFPLRDGVLPALRAIPSGMGWALTGSVRAVLDGDTVDLVVVTAIAPEGERLFVLPVGAAGVTQRQLRTTDLGRPAATLDVQDAAAQPLLVPDVAAVLAGVRRTAAVLVAAEQCGVSAKALETAVEHAKVRQQFGKPVGSFQAVKHLLADLYAHSERARALLVAAVELSRSGSGPAVDIAVAAALVGASEAANAITVGAVQVLGGIGFTWEHDAHLYFRRARANVALLGGTHRRKQTLAELLLAGDGIAEPDPPATAEETAFLGRVREWLDANTVAKAPQRGGDAATEARHVAAGKAFRAALADTGLAGITVPTQYGGAGLTIAQDSAFARAIRGRESYEDVFGIGTGMCVPVLLTLGTEEQKSRYVAPLLRGEQIWCQLFSEPDAGSDLAALRTKAVRQDDGSWLVSGAKVWTTYAHHADFALLLARTDPEAPKHQGITMFVVDMHAPGITARPLRQSTGDSEFNEVFLDDLRLPADAVIGEINGGWHAATLMLMNERVMIGREPLSMSPPVDFAKLRRLILDRGLADDTAATARLADVFLLERGLQLLGHKVAAGLNVGPDPGPFASISKLGAAQLARLTTEIAYDLAGPEAAAWDPDDAAAGVWSYSVLFAPALGIAGGTDQIQRTIIADRLLGLPRS